In a genomic window of Muntiacus reevesi chromosome 1, mMunRee1.1, whole genome shotgun sequence:
- the LOC136149247 gene encoding guanylate-binding protein 2-like: protein MASEIHMPAPECLIENINGRLVVNPVTAKILSAIRQPVVVVAIVGLYRTGKSYLMNKLAGKNKGFSLGSTVQSHTKGIWMWCMPHPEKPDHALVLLDTEGLGDVEKGDNQNDSWIFALAVLLSSTFVYNSIGTINQQAMDQLHYVTELTRRIRAKSSPDKHEVQDSANFVSFFPDFVWTLRDFSLELEVDGQPITADEYLENSLKLKQGNDKKTKTFNEPRLCIRKFFPEKKCFIFDRPAHRKHLIHLEQLQEEDLNPKFREQVADFCCYILSHSKAKTLSGGITVNGPRLQSLVQTYVNAISSGDLPCMENAVLALAETENLAAVQKAIAHYDQQMGQKLKLLTETLQELLDLHRASEKEAIEVFMKNSFKDVDQVFQKKLADELEAKRHDFCRQNMKASSDYCMALIDDIFHPLYEDVKQGTFSKPGGYYLFIKKMNEPKDKYHQVPRKGVQTEETLRKYLGSKEGVADALRQTDQSLTEKEEETEVERIKSEAVEAAKKMLEKMQKKYQQMMQEKEASYQEHMKQLTEKMEKERAQLIADQERVLALKLQDELEAKRHDFCRQNVNASSDCCMALIDDIFHPLYEDVKQGTFSKPGGYYLFIKKMNEPKEKYHQVPRKRVQVNYLLISISGASLI, encoded by the exons ATGGCCTCAGAGATCCACATGCCAGCCCCAGAGTGCCTCATTGAGAACATCAATGGGCGACTGGTGGTTAATCCAGTAACTGCGAAGATCCTGTCTGCCATCAGGCAGCCCGTTGTGGTGGTGGCTATCGTGGGCCTCTACCGCACGGGCAAGTCCTACCTGATGAACAAGCTGGCTGGGAAGAACAAGG GTTTCTCTCTGGGCTCCACGGTGCAGTCACATACAAAGGGCATCTGGATGTGGTGTATGCCTCATCCCGAGAAGCCAGACCACGCTCTGGTTCTGCTTGATAccgagggcctgggggatgtggaGAAG GGAGACAACCAGAATGACTCCTGGATCTTTGCCCTGGCGGTTCTCCTGAGCAGCACCTTTGTATACAACAGCATAGGAACCATCAATCAGCAGGCCATGGACCAACTACA CTATGTGACAGAGCTGACACGTCGAATCAGGGCAAAATCCTCACCTGATAAACATGAGGTCCAAGACTCAGCCAACTTTGTGAGCTTTTTTCCAGACTTTGTGTGGACTCTGAGAGATTTCTCCCTGGAACTGGAAGTAGATGGACAGCCCATCACTGCTGATGAGTACCTGGAAAATTCACTGAAGCTAAAGCAAG gaaatgataaaaaaactaaaacttttaaTGAACCTCGGTTATGTATCCGAAAGTTCTTCCCAGAGAAGAAGTGCTTCATCTTTGATCGCCCTGCTCATAGGAAGCACCTTATTCACCTGGAGCAGCTACAAGAGGAAGATCTGAACCCTAAATTCAGAGAACAAGTTGCAGACTTCTGCTGCTACATCCTCAGCCATTCCAAGGCCAAGACTCTCTCAGGCGGTATCACAGTCAATGGGCCTC GTCTACAGAGCCTGGTGCAGACATATGTCAATGCCATCAGCAGTGGGGATCTGCCCTGCATGGAGAATGCAGTCCTGGCCTTGGCCGAGACCGAGAACTTGGCTGCAGTGCAAAAGGCCATTGCCCACTATGACCAGCAGATGGGCCAGAAGCTGAAGTTGCTCACGGAAACCCTCCAGGAGCTGTTGGACCTGCACAGGGCCAGTGAGAAAGAGGCCATTGAAGTCTTCATGAAGAACTCTTTCAAGGATGTGGACCAAGTGTTTCAGAAAAAATTAGCG GACGAGTTAGAAGCAAAGCGACATGACTTTTGTAGACAGAACATGAAAGCATCTTCAGATTACTGCATGGCTTTAATTGATGATATATTTCATCCTCTATATGAAGATGTGAAGCAGGGAACATTTTCTAAACCAGGAGgttattatctatttattaagAAGATGAATGAGCCGAAGGATAAATACCACCAGGTCCCCAGAAAGGGGGTACAG ACAGAAGAGACACTGAGGAAATATTTGGGTTCCAAAGAGGGTGTGGCTGATGCACTTCGACAGACTGATCAGTCGctgacagaaaaggaagaagagactgAAG tggAACGTATAAAGTCTGAAGCTGTGGAAGCTGCAAAGAAAATGTtagagaaaatgcaaaagaagTATCAACAGATGATGCAAGAAAAAGAAGCGAGTTATCAGGAACATATGAAGcaactgactgagaagatggaaaAGGAGAGGGCCCAGTTAATAGCAGACCAAGAGAGGGTTCTAGCCCTTAAACTTCAG GACGAGTTAGAAGCAAAGCGACATGACTTTTGTAGACAGAACGTGAACGCATCCTCAGATTGCTGCATGGCTTTAATTGATGATATATTTCATCCTCTATATGAAGATGTGAAGCAGGGAACATTTTCTAAACCAGGAGgttattatctatttattaagAAGATGAATGAGCCGAAGGAAAAGTACCACCAGGTCCCCAGAAAGAGGGTACAGGTAAATTACCTACTGATCAGCATTTCTGGGGCCTCGCTGATATGA